In a single window of the Streptomyces sp. CGMCC 4.7035 genome:
- a CDS encoding PTS transporter subunit EIIC, which translates to MSTATATTAAPAKKRGSGLFQGLQKIGRSLQLPIAVLPAAGIMVRLGQDDIFGKDGLGWDKVAAVFNAAGGAITGSLPMLFCIGVAIGFAKKSDGSTALAALVGFLVYSKVLEAFPLTEEHIEKGKIVAATYNNPGVLGGIIMGLLSAVMWQRYHRTKLVDWLGFFNGRRLVPILMAFVGALVGVFFSLLWEPIGNGITDFGEWMTGLGATGSALFGLVNRALIPIGMHQFVNTVAWFQLGTFKDSAGQVFTGDYSRFLHGDPTAGMFMSGFFPIMMFGLPAAALAIAHCARPERRKVVTGMMISLALTSFVTGVTEPIEFSFMFIAPALYVVHAALTAVSMAVTWGLGVHAGFNFSAGAIDYALNWNLATKPWLIIPIGLVFGAIYYFVFRFAIIRFNLPTPGREPEEEVEDLTKA; encoded by the coding sequence ATGAGCACCGCCACCGCGACCACGGCGGCCCCCGCGAAGAAGCGGGGATCCGGTCTGTTCCAGGGCCTACAGAAGATCGGCCGCAGTCTCCAGCTCCCGATCGCCGTGCTGCCGGCGGCGGGCATCATGGTCCGGCTCGGCCAGGACGACATCTTCGGCAAGGACGGCCTCGGCTGGGACAAGGTCGCCGCCGTGTTCAACGCCGCCGGCGGTGCCATCACCGGCAGCCTGCCGATGCTCTTCTGCATAGGCGTCGCAATCGGCTTCGCCAAGAAGTCGGACGGCTCCACCGCCCTGGCCGCGCTGGTCGGCTTCCTCGTCTACAGCAAGGTGCTCGAGGCGTTCCCCCTGACCGAGGAGCACATCGAGAAGGGCAAGATCGTCGCGGCGACCTACAACAACCCGGGTGTCCTCGGCGGCATCATCATGGGTCTGCTGTCGGCCGTGATGTGGCAGCGCTACCACCGCACCAAGCTGGTCGACTGGCTCGGCTTCTTCAACGGCCGCCGTCTGGTGCCGATCCTGATGGCCTTCGTCGGCGCCCTCGTGGGCGTCTTCTTCAGCCTGCTCTGGGAGCCCATCGGAAACGGCATCACCGACTTCGGCGAGTGGATGACCGGCCTCGGCGCCACCGGCTCGGCCCTCTTCGGCCTCGTCAACCGTGCCCTCATCCCGATCGGCATGCACCAGTTCGTGAACACCGTGGCGTGGTTCCAGCTCGGCACGTTCAAGGACAGCGCGGGCCAGGTCTTCACCGGCGACTACAGCCGCTTCCTGCACGGCGACCCGACCGCCGGTATGTTCATGTCCGGCTTCTTCCCGATCATGATGTTCGGCCTGCCTGCCGCGGCCCTCGCCATCGCGCACTGTGCCCGGCCCGAGCGCCGCAAGGTCGTCACGGGCATGATGATCTCGCTGGCGCTGACCTCCTTCGTCACCGGCGTGACTGAGCCGATCGAGTTCTCGTTCATGTTCATCGCCCCGGCCCTGTACGTGGTCCACGCGGCCCTGACCGCCGTGTCGATGGCCGTCACCTGGGGGCTGGGTGTCCACGCGGGCTTCAACTTCTCCGCGGGCGCGATCGACTACGCCCTCAACTGGAACCTGGCCACGAAGCCCTGGTTGATCATCCCCATCGGCCTGGTCTTCGGGGCGATCTACTACTTCGTCTTCCGCTTCGCGATCATCAGGTTCAACCTGCCCACCCCGGGCCGCGAGCCCGAGGAGGAGGTGGAGGACCTCACCAAGGCGTGA
- a CDS encoding MBL fold metallo-hydrolase → MKLTVVGCSGSFPSAESACSSYLVEADGFRLLLDMGNGALGELQRHCGLYDLDAIFLSHLHADHCIDMCAYFVARYYRHEGGRCEPIPVYGPEGTEQRLTTAYADTPSASSMSEVFDFHTVKPGTFEIGPFTVHTERVRHPVEAYGIRVEHGGRSLTYSGDTGVCEALVELARDTDLFLCEAAFTHGKENIPDLHLNGREAGEAATRAGARRLVLTHIPPWTDPQANLTDARAVFAGPVDLAAPRVSYEI, encoded by the coding sequence ATGAAGCTCACCGTCGTCGGCTGCTCGGGGTCGTTCCCGTCCGCGGAATCGGCCTGCTCGAGCTACCTCGTCGAGGCCGACGGCTTCCGGCTGCTTCTCGACATGGGCAATGGCGCCCTGGGCGAGCTGCAGCGCCACTGCGGTCTCTACGACCTCGACGCGATCTTCCTCAGCCATCTGCACGCCGACCACTGCATCGACATGTGCGCGTACTTCGTCGCGCGCTACTACCGCCACGAGGGCGGCCGCTGCGAGCCGATCCCGGTCTACGGCCCGGAGGGCACCGAACAGCGCCTCACCACCGCCTACGCCGACACTCCCTCGGCCTCCTCGATGAGCGAGGTCTTCGACTTCCACACGGTCAAGCCGGGCACGTTCGAGATCGGCCCCTTCACCGTCCACACGGAACGCGTGCGCCACCCCGTGGAGGCGTACGGCATCCGCGTCGAGCACGGCGGCAGGTCGCTCACGTACTCCGGCGACACCGGGGTGTGCGAGGCGCTGGTCGAACTGGCCCGCGACACGGACCTGTTCCTGTGCGAGGCCGCGTTCACCCACGGCAAGGAGAACATCCCGGACCTCCACCTCAACGGCCGCGAGGCCGGCGAGGCGGCCACCCGCGCCGGAGCCCGCCGCCTGGTCCTCACCCACATCCCGCCGTGGACGGACCCCCAGGCCAACCTGACGGACGCCCGCGCGGTGTTCGCGGGGCCGGTGGACCTGGCAGCGCCTCGGGTGTCGTACGAGATCTAG